The DNA region TTCAAATAATACCCGCATCTCCTCTTGGAAACTCATCGTCCGATGGTGCACCTCCTGTGTGTCGATATACCGCAGGAGCGCATCCAAATGCGACGCACTAATCGAGAACGCTCCGAACCCACGCTGCCAATGAAAATCGTGGGTTCTCTCCCCTTGCCGTTGCAACCAGACCGTTGAGGTACGTTTCAAATGCCCGACCATCGTGCTGAGATCATCCGTGCGCGGTTGCATCATCGCCAGATGCACGTGATCGGCGACACCACCGACCCGATAACATTCCCACCCTTTGTCCCGCGCCGTCGTCGCGAGGTACCCGTGCAGATCGGCTCGCATCTGGCCGACGAGAATTGGCTCGC from Sulfuriroseicoccus oceanibius includes:
- the tnpA gene encoding IS200/IS605 family transposase — translated: MAPYRYIGRIQGMAQSLSRLLVHVVFSTKGREPILVGQMRADLHGYLATTARDKGWECYRVGGVADHVHLAMMQPRTDDLSTMVGHLKRTSTVWLQRQGERTHDFHWQRGFGAFSISASHLDALLRYIDTQEVHHRTMSFQEEMRVLFERYKVAYDERYVWD